The following are from one region of the Pocillopora verrucosa isolate sample1 chromosome 3, ASM3666991v2, whole genome shotgun sequence genome:
- the LOC136279369 gene encoding uncharacterized protein isoform X1, whose protein sequence is MEEHKIYVGNLSYTTDDESLKICFEKVVEVVEAKIVMEREDPGRSRGFGFVTVNSADDIQRAVEELNETDLDGRTIKVSKANARGGGGGGGGGYRRGGGGGFRGGRGGRGGGGGYRERSYGGGGGGGYGSRSYGGGGGGGYDGGYDDGYSGSYSGGNQYRKGRDW, encoded by the exons ATGGAGGAGCACAAAATCTATGTTGGTAATTTAAGCTACACCACTGACGATGAATCTCTCAAAATCTGTTTTGAAAAAGTAGTGGAAGTTGTAGAAG CTAAAATTGTCATGGAACGAGAAGATCCAGGCCGATCAAGAGGGTTTGGCTTTGTAACAGTGAATTCAGCGGATGATATCCAAAGGGCGGTTGAGGAATTGAATGAAACT gATTTGGATGGTCGAACAATCAAAGTATCAAAAGCAAATGCAAGAGGTGGAGGAGGCGGAGGAGGTGGTGGTTACAGACGGGGTGGAGGAGGAGGATTCCGAGGTGGCAGGGGAGGCAGAGGAGGAGGTGGAGGATACAGAGAAAGGAGCTATGGTGGAGGAGGAG gAGGTGGTTATGGGAGCAGAAGTTATGGAGGAGGAGGTGGCGGAGGTTATGATGGTGGGTACGACGATGGCTACTCAGGTTCTTATTCTGGAGGAAATCAATACCGAAAAG GCCGTGACTGGTAA
- the LOC131791330 gene encoding uncharacterized protein isoform X2: MERFTLAWVLFTLCLCSVLGRPAKQKSSLLKTIVKRWDLIVENDPILSQNPPADCQNIIDDYSKGKLLMYEYKIQINRCMNKAKSDADGTADADAKSALLRPDSEPTEDTDTDQAVNVRPYSTEEQKEDFDEDSDTGHSDFSAHDNDNDDDYNDDDDKSDDYDEPEENAAKKMQVPATSGYQVPDMTVQNYNMPAQQPEMPAQQAAFYYPNTAQTPYNGAPVQNPVPDQTQAAFAPNPTNQYPANPAPFHSADPNMAMNAMAKNTIPDAETQIQQPPASQANAVFDQWRASSFGAAAATKKDETPNAPEAPGNDQFAEFMKMQASTGNVAEASPISQQVAIPAAMQQRSDVPQQPNVFPAQAQLPNTVPGPSQAFYMQPEEHGDFPENP, from the exons ATGGAGCGCTTCACACTTGCTTGGGTTCTGTTTACGCTTTGTCTGTGTTCTGTGTTAGGAAGACCCGCAAAACAAAAGTCATCACTCTTAAAGACGATAGTCAAGAGATGGGACTTGATCGTCGAAAACGACC CAATCCTCTCACAAAACCCACCTGCCGATTGCCAGAATATCATAGACGATTATTCCAAAGGAAAATTGCTAATGTACGAGTACAAAATTCAGATCAACCGGTGCATGAATAAAGCTAAGAGTGATGCAG ACGGCACAGCTGATGCTGACGCAAAATCAGCACTGTTGCGTCCGGACAGTGAACCGACAGAAGACACTGACACGGATCAAGCTGTCAATGTGAGACCTTACAGCACCGAAGAACAAAAAGAGGACTTTGACGAAGACTCTGACACAGGTCATAGCGATTTTAGCGCGCATGATAACGATAACGACGATGAttacaatgatgatgatgataaaagtGACGATTACGACGAACCGGAAGAAAACGCAG CTAAAAAGATGCAAGTCCCTGCAACTTCTGGTTACCAAGTTCCTGATATGACAGTCCAGAATTACAACATGCCAGCTCAACAGCCAGAAATGCCAGCGCAACAAGCCGCCTTTTACTACCCCAATACGG ccCAGACTCCATATAACGGAGCACCAGTTCAGAATCCAGTTCCCGACCAGACTCAAGCAGCTTTCGCTCCAAATCCTACGAACCAGTACCCAGCCAATCCTGCTCCTTTCCATTCCGCAGATCCAAATATGGCCATGAATGCTATGGCCAAGAACACCATACCAGACGCTGAGACACag ATACAGCAGCCCCCAGCATCTCAAGCAAATGCAGTGTTCGATCAATGGCGAGCCAGCAGTTTTGGTGCAGCAGCTGCTACCAAGAAGGACGAAACACCTAACGCTCCAGAAGCTCCCGGCAATGACCAATTCGCAGAGTTTATGAAGATGCAAGCTTCCACTGGTAACGTAGCGGAGGCATCACCTATAAGCCAGCAAGTAGCTATTCCAGCGGCCATGCAACAAAGAAGTGACGTTCCACAGCAGCCAAATGTGTTTCCCGCGCAGGCGCAGTTACCTAACACTGTCCCTGGCCCAAGCCAAGCCTTTTACATGCAACCTGAAGAGCATGGTGATTTCCCTGAAAACCCATGA
- the LOC136279369 gene encoding uncharacterized protein isoform X2: MEEHKIYVGNLSYTTDDESLKICFEKVVEVVEAKIVMEREDPGRSRGFGFVTVNSADDIQRAVEELNETDLDGRTIKVSKANARGGGGGGGGGYRRGGGGGFRGGRGGRGGGGGYRERSYGGGGGGYGSRSYGGGGGGGYDGGYDDGYSGSYSGGNQYRKGRDW; encoded by the exons ATGGAGGAGCACAAAATCTATGTTGGTAATTTAAGCTACACCACTGACGATGAATCTCTCAAAATCTGTTTTGAAAAAGTAGTGGAAGTTGTAGAAG CTAAAATTGTCATGGAACGAGAAGATCCAGGCCGATCAAGAGGGTTTGGCTTTGTAACAGTGAATTCAGCGGATGATATCCAAAGGGCGGTTGAGGAATTGAATGAAACT gATTTGGATGGTCGAACAATCAAAGTATCAAAAGCAAATGCAAGAGGTGGAGGAGGCGGAGGAGGTGGTGGTTACAGACGGGGTGGAGGAGGAGGATTCCGAGGTGGCAGGGGAGGCAGAGGAGGAGGTGGAGGATACAGAGAAAGGAGCTATGGTGGAGGAGGAG GTGGTTATGGGAGCAGAAGTTATGGAGGAGGAGGTGGCGGAGGTTATGATGGTGGGTACGACGATGGCTACTCAGGTTCTTATTCTGGAGGAAATCAATACCGAAAAG GCCGTGACTGGTAA
- the LOC131791330 gene encoding triadin-like isoform X3, whose product MRKSVLLILLVLIAICAAKSSTNKKHKDEKSKKLKVTDTKKHKDEPKKHKTKNEHKDSSKKHLKDAKKKQDLKKKDEKPKISEDKAISKTANNKTEIVEKKENSTKAILSQNPPADCQNIIDDYSKGKLLMYEYKIQINRCMNKAKSDAAKKMQVPATSGYQVPDMTVQNYNMPAQQPEMPAQQAAFYYPNTAQTPYNGAPVQNPVPDQTQAAFAPNPTNQYPANPAPFHSADPNMAMNAMAKNTIPDAETQIQQPPASQANAVFDQWRASSFGAAAATKKDETPNAPEAPGNDQFAEFMKMQASTGNVAEASPISQQVAIPAAMQQRSDVPQQPNVFPAQAQLPNTVPGPSQAFYMQPEEHGDFPENP is encoded by the exons ATGAGGAAAAGCGTTCTTTTGATCCTTCTTGTGTTGATCGCAATTTGTGCGGCTAAATCGTCCACGAACAAGAAACACAAGGATGAGAAAAGCAAAAAACTTAAAGTAACCGACACTAAGAAACACAAGGACGAACCGAAAAAACACAAGACTAAGAACGAGCATAAAGACAGCAGCAAGAAACATCTTAAAGATGCCAAGAAAAAACAagacttgaagaaaaaagatgaaaaaccaaAGATTTCGGAAGATAAGGCCATCAGTAAGACGGCAAATAACAAGACCGAAattgtagaaaagaaagaaaacagcacCAAAg CAATCCTCTCACAAAACCCACCTGCCGATTGCCAGAATATCATAGACGATTATTCCAAAGGAAAATTGCTAATGTACGAGTACAAAATTCAGATCAACCGGTGCATGAATAAAGCTAAGAGTGATGCAG CTAAAAAGATGCAAGTCCCTGCAACTTCTGGTTACCAAGTTCCTGATATGACAGTCCAGAATTACAACATGCCAGCTCAACAGCCAGAAATGCCAGCGCAACAAGCCGCCTTTTACTACCCCAATACGG ccCAGACTCCATATAACGGAGCACCAGTTCAGAATCCAGTTCCCGACCAGACTCAAGCAGCTTTCGCTCCAAATCCTACGAACCAGTACCCAGCCAATCCTGCTCCTTTCCATTCCGCAGATCCAAATATGGCCATGAATGCTATGGCCAAGAACACCATACCAGACGCTGAGACACag ATACAGCAGCCCCCAGCATCTCAAGCAAATGCAGTGTTCGATCAATGGCGAGCCAGCAGTTTTGGTGCAGCAGCTGCTACCAAGAAGGACGAAACACCTAACGCTCCAGAAGCTCCCGGCAATGACCAATTCGCAGAGTTTATGAAGATGCAAGCTTCCACTGGTAACGTAGCGGAGGCATCACCTATAAGCCAGCAAGTAGCTATTCCAGCGGCCATGCAACAAAGAAGTGACGTTCCACAGCAGCCAAATGTGTTTCCCGCGCAGGCGCAGTTACCTAACACTGTCCCTGGCCCAAGCCAAGCCTTTTACATGCAACCTGAAGAGCATGGTGATTTCCCTGAAAACCCATGA
- the LOC131791331 gene encoding uncharacterized protein has translation MLSVWLVVLSTLVAASLGSIALGKRSDFSMSDNQFYRVGDTKLDDEVTDCALVEHQFKKGYIRLREYLERRRGCGRQGKLKNIEGIEKSTEDDINNENIAEIAKSATEDFHYSVPSPLPVAKKVPKLKTIPQVINIYQPHKMAYVPRRHPVPVATATGKTAVQHTPARPALQATVQRNKPARPSLSDYQSKSQNLGLSFKSNPSVAAFPGSVENQNTQALFTNALGDQYTRLASNYDHLDQPKPNHDLLQTFYPGTFQEGSHTGETVAVGQPLFVQKARVQTTTNPQNKMSSFLKNAINNFNKPSLSTPASISTYKGPSINSKPQVLNKPTTKINAQSNPDENIDENLAAMRDPEKDDSNGSIDEKPTPEPGIDDKPANQATIIPSNDPSSLSLSQRPRVQLEPMKPVSDMSNGLGKPILKGTPTSVNKPQNAVAQHNTAPEKLQQPSVNFDVLKNKIMHTTNATFLRRMLTLIQKITHHKDFSKLQAPARSLVTQANTAVQALTNAYKERVSSTPLAGGNGDQLYPLSKKSAVQRFSQAYNGRISASPLNLGIVNQIYRNVYPATKKSTLPVMNQAYNPRIAAIRPANQFYGNNYSGLTKKFQIARNPYYQNYYQYRQPYYSNLQSMQYGLYNGNEP, from the exons ATGCTGTCCGTGTGGTTGGTGGTGTTATCCACCCTCGTCGCCGCGAGTCTTGGAAGCATTGCTCTAGGGAAGCGATCTGATTTTTCCATGTCTGACAACCAGTTTT ATCGCGTCGGAGACACGAAACTGGATGATGAGGTCACAGACTGTGCTCTTGTAGAACATCAGTTCAAGAAAGGATATATCCGATTGCGAGAGTATCTGGAGCGGAGAAGGGGATGTGGAAGACAAG gaaaacttaaaaacatcGAAGGAATTGAAAAGTCAACAGAGGATGACATTAACAACGAAAACATCGCCGAGATCGCCAAATCTGCCACTGAAGACTTTCACTACTCTGTGCCGTCTCCATTGCCCGTCGCCAAGAAAGTCCCTAAGCTCAAAACTATTCCTCAAG TGATCAACATTTATCAGCCTCATAAAATGGCTTATGTGCCCCGCAGGCATCCTGTGCCAG TGGCGACAGCAACAGGAAAAACAGCAGTACAGCACACTCCCGCCCGCCCCGCTCTCCAAGCCACGGTACAAAGGAACAAGCCAGCAAGACCAAGCTTGAGCGACTATCAAAGCAAATCTCAGAATTTAGGACTTTCCTTTAAGAGCAACCCATCTGTCGCGGCTTTTCCAGGCTCTGTGGAGAATCAAAACACACAGGCTCTATTCACTAACGCGCTCGGGGATCAATACACGCGTCTGGCTTCCAACTACGATCACCTCGATCAACCAAAACCCAACCACGACCtacttcaaacattttatcCAGGCACATTTCAAGAAGGCTCACACACTGGAGAAACTGTTGCTGTGGGTCAACCGCTGTTCGTTCAAAAAGCCCGCGTCCAAACCACCACTAatcctcaaaacaaaatgtcCAGCTTCctaaaaaatgcaataaataacTTCAATAAGCCCTCATTAAGCACGCCTGCTAGTATCAGTACATATAAAGGACCAAGTATTAACTCTAAACCACAGGTTTTGAATAAACCTACCACAAAAATTAATGCTCAAAGTAACCCGGACGAAAATATCGACGAAAATCTTGCAGCTATGCGCGATCCCGAAAAAGACGACAGCAATGGTTCAATCGATGAAAAACCTACTCCGGAACCTGGAATTGACGATAAACCAGCTAACCAAGCCACCATCATTCCTTCTAATGATCCCAGCTCATTGTCTTTATCACAGAGACCTAGAGTACAATTAGAACCAATGAAACCTGTTTCAGACATGTCAAACGGGCTTGGAAAGCCGATTTTGAAAGGAACCCCTACATCTGTAAACAAACCGCAGAATGCTGTAGCTCAACACAACACTGCTCCAGAAAAGCTTCAACAGCCTTCAGTCAACTTTGATGtcctcaaaaacaaaattatgcaTACAACCAATGCAACTTTCCTACGGCGCATGCTCACGCTTATTCAAAAGATCACTCATCACAAAGACTTTTCGAAACTGCAAGCCCCTGCTCGGAGTCTGGTGACCCAGGCGAACACCGCTGTCCAGGCGCTCACTAATGCGTATAAAGAGAGAGTTTCGTCAACACCGCTGGCCGGTGGAAATGGTGACCAGCTATATCCCCTGAGTAAGAAGTCCGCTGTCCAGAGATTTAGTCAGGCGTACAACGGGAGAATTTCAGCTTCGCCGCTAAATCTCGGAATTGTTAACCAGATTTATAGGAATGTCTATCCAGCGACCAAAAAGTCGACTCTCCCAGTGATGAATCAAGCGTATAACCCAAGGATCGCAGCCATAAGACCTGCTAACCAATTTTATGGCAACAACTATTCGGGGCTGACCAAGAAATTCCAAATAGCAAGGAATCCCTATTACCAGAACTATTACCAATACAGACAACCGTATTACAGCAATTTGCAGAGTATGCAATACGGGTTATACAACGGCAATGAACCATGA
- the LOC131791316 gene encoding uncharacterized protein, with amino-acid sequence MAESDNECKVYVGSLKFETNEDRLKDHFSSIGAVVKAQVIRDWETGRSRGFGFVTFNDSSSVTEACERLNETELDGRTIKVHKANSRGGGGSSEGRTRGGRGGRGGGYGRGRRGGFSGGGGGYGGGNFGGGSTYAQGYTGGGGGDGSGNYYYSGGSGYNY; translated from the exons ATGGCTGAAAGTGATAACGAATGTAAGGTCTACGTTGGTTCTTTAAAGTTTGAGACGAACGAAGATCGGCTCAAAGATCATTTTAGCTCGATTGGAGCCGTTGTAAAAG CTCAAGTCATAAGGGATTGGGAGACTGGAAGATCTAGAGGGTTTGGTTTTGTCACCTTTAACGACAGTTCATCAGTAACAGAAGCATGTGAAAGGCTTAATGAAACG GAACTTGATGGCAGAACAATCAAAGTACATAAAGCAAACTCCCGTGGTGGAGGCGGCAGCTCTGAAGGGCGGACTAGAGGAGGCCGAGGAGGCAGAGGTGGAGGATATGGCAGAGGAAGACGTGGTGGTTTTAGTGGAG GTGGTGGAGGCTATGGAGGTGGGAACTTTGGGGGTGGTTCAACCTATGCACAAGGCTACactggtggtggtggtggtgacGGTTCTGGAAACTACTACTACAGTGGTGGCAGTGGttataattattaa
- the LOC131791330 gene encoding myb-like protein X isoform X1 yields the protein MRKSVLLILLVLIAICAAKSSTNKKHKDEKSKKLKVTDTKKHKDEPKKHKTKNEHKDSSKKHLKDAKKKQDLKKKDEKPKISEDKAISKTANNKTEIVEKKENSTKAILSQNPPADCQNIIDDYSKGKLLMYEYKIQINRCMNKAKSDADGTADADAKSALLRPDSEPTEDTDTDQAVNVRPYSTEEQKEDFDEDSDTGHSDFSAHDNDNDDDYNDDDDKSDDYDEPEENAAKKMQVPATSGYQVPDMTVQNYNMPAQQPEMPAQQAAFYYPNTAQTPYNGAPVQNPVPDQTQAAFAPNPTNQYPANPAPFHSADPNMAMNAMAKNTIPDAETQIQQPPASQANAVFDQWRASSFGAAAATKKDETPNAPEAPGNDQFAEFMKMQASTGNVAEASPISQQVAIPAAMQQRSDVPQQPNVFPAQAQLPNTVPGPSQAFYMQPEEHGDFPENP from the exons ATGAGGAAAAGCGTTCTTTTGATCCTTCTTGTGTTGATCGCAATTTGTGCGGCTAAATCGTCCACGAACAAGAAACACAAGGATGAGAAAAGCAAAAAACTTAAAGTAACCGACACTAAGAAACACAAGGACGAACCGAAAAAACACAAGACTAAGAACGAGCATAAAGACAGCAGCAAGAAACATCTTAAAGATGCCAAGAAAAAACAagacttgaagaaaaaagatgaaaaaccaaAGATTTCGGAAGATAAGGCCATCAGTAAGACGGCAAATAACAAGACCGAAattgtagaaaagaaagaaaacagcacCAAAg CAATCCTCTCACAAAACCCACCTGCCGATTGCCAGAATATCATAGACGATTATTCCAAAGGAAAATTGCTAATGTACGAGTACAAAATTCAGATCAACCGGTGCATGAATAAAGCTAAGAGTGATGCAG ACGGCACAGCTGATGCTGACGCAAAATCAGCACTGTTGCGTCCGGACAGTGAACCGACAGAAGACACTGACACGGATCAAGCTGTCAATGTGAGACCTTACAGCACCGAAGAACAAAAAGAGGACTTTGACGAAGACTCTGACACAGGTCATAGCGATTTTAGCGCGCATGATAACGATAACGACGATGAttacaatgatgatgatgataaaagtGACGATTACGACGAACCGGAAGAAAACGCAG CTAAAAAGATGCAAGTCCCTGCAACTTCTGGTTACCAAGTTCCTGATATGACAGTCCAGAATTACAACATGCCAGCTCAACAGCCAGAAATGCCAGCGCAACAAGCCGCCTTTTACTACCCCAATACGG ccCAGACTCCATATAACGGAGCACCAGTTCAGAATCCAGTTCCCGACCAGACTCAAGCAGCTTTCGCTCCAAATCCTACGAACCAGTACCCAGCCAATCCTGCTCCTTTCCATTCCGCAGATCCAAATATGGCCATGAATGCTATGGCCAAGAACACCATACCAGACGCTGAGACACag ATACAGCAGCCCCCAGCATCTCAAGCAAATGCAGTGTTCGATCAATGGCGAGCCAGCAGTTTTGGTGCAGCAGCTGCTACCAAGAAGGACGAAACACCTAACGCTCCAGAAGCTCCCGGCAATGACCAATTCGCAGAGTTTATGAAGATGCAAGCTTCCACTGGTAACGTAGCGGAGGCATCACCTATAAGCCAGCAAGTAGCTATTCCAGCGGCCATGCAACAAAGAAGTGACGTTCCACAGCAGCCAAATGTGTTTCCCGCGCAGGCGCAGTTACCTAACACTGTCCCTGGCCCAAGCCAAGCCTTTTACATGCAACCTGAAGAGCATGGTGATTTCCCTGAAAACCCATGA